The Priestia koreensis genomic interval TTTTAAAATGCCATTATTGTGACATCTTCAATACTAACATACCCTTCGTGTAATTCTTCATAACATCGTTTTAATTTTGATACAATAAGGGTATATGAAAAGCAATGTCCAACGATTAGGAGGAGTGCAAATGATCATTGTATACATAAGTATTGCCGTCATCGTTTTTGCAATTATTTACTTAGGTATCGTGGCGGTCAAATCATTAAAAGAACTGAAGCCAACTTTAAATCATTTAAATGAAACGTCTGCTCGCATGCAGGCGAAGGTGGACGCCATCAAAAATGAAACGAATCAGCTAAGCGTGACGACATCAAAAATTCAACAAGATGTGGCGTATAAGAAAGAAACGTTTCAAGGCATTATCACGTCTTCAAAAGAGACGCCGAAGCTCATGAAGAAAATTTGGACCAATGGAAAGCCAGCTCCTCAAGGAGAGCCTTTCTATCATCAAATTGACCGTGTTGTGGATAAGGTGCTACAAATTGGAAAGCGTCGAAAAGCGAAAATGAGATAGACGGATGACACATCTCTCGTCCTTTCCTTGCACAAGGGATATACTTCCCTTATTGTGATCCTAACCCGATACCTACACATAGACGAAAGACCATACAATTCGTATGGTCTTTCGTTTTTCATGCTCCTTTATGCATTTG includes:
- a CDS encoding DUF948 domain-containing protein, with amino-acid sequence MIIVYISIAVIVFAIIYLGIVAVKSLKELKPTLNHLNETSARMQAKVDAIKNETNQLSVTTSKIQQDVAYKKETFQGIITSSKETPKLMKKIWTNGKPAPQGEPFYHQIDRVVDKVLQIGKRRKAKMR